A single genomic interval of Chloracidobacterium validum harbors:
- a CDS encoding class I adenylate-forming enzyme family protein produces the protein MAVDEKVRLAQALRQSRAPMLDRPSIGSWLQAWAAQRPTAPALVAYDAQGTRSEVSYATLWEAVQAGAAALQAQGIAPGDRVATLAHNDGETVIAYLSIWTLGACVVPVNMTEEAERRRFIVENSEARLILALDDYLDEAEALAATLPTVCGALPLESKQWRAVTVSSAYCPDAEPNREALIVYTSGTTGPPKGVVLTQANLLLDAQALRDWHRVMPDDALMCVLPIHHVNGIVVTLLTPLVAGARTVLNHKFSPMTFWQRIARERVRIVSVVPTLLAFLLERPAGLASENVTGLSHLICGAGPLTVELARQFEETFGIRIVHGYGLSETTCYSTMLPLDLTPEEHRHWMRDFGFPSIGVALPVCDVAIHDADGNALPPGQRGEIVVCGPSVMAGYFKRPDANADAFTHGWFRTGDEGFYERDEQGRAFFFITGRIKELIIRGGVNLSPFEIDEALSHIPGVKCGLAVGFENRWYGEEVGAYVVLEDGVTLNAETVLQAARQRLPFHKAPKVVVFGTEIPVTSTGKYQRNKLKPYFATWRETQFTAS, from the coding sequence ATGGCAGTAGATGAAAAGGTCCGCCTTGCCCAAGCCTTGCGCCAAAGCCGCGCTCCGATGCTTGACCGACCATCCATCGGCAGTTGGTTGCAAGCCTGGGCCGCGCAGCGGCCAACGGCGCCGGCGCTGGTTGCCTATGACGCGCAGGGAACACGGAGCGAAGTCAGCTATGCCACCTTATGGGAAGCTGTCCAAGCCGGGGCGGCCGCGTTGCAGGCACAGGGCATTGCTCCAGGTGACCGCGTAGCGACGCTTGCCCACAATGACGGCGAGACGGTCATTGCGTATCTCTCCATCTGGACCCTTGGCGCCTGTGTGGTTCCGGTCAATATGACCGAAGAGGCCGAGCGGCGGCGGTTCATCGTTGAAAATTCTGAAGCGCGGCTGATCCTGGCCCTTGACGACTATCTTGATGAAGCGGAGGCATTGGCCGCCACGCTACCGACGGTGTGTGGAGCGCTCCCACTTGAATCCAAGCAGTGGCGTGCGGTGACCGTCAGCTCCGCTTACTGCCCGGACGCGGAGCCAAACCGCGAGGCCCTGATTGTGTACACGTCTGGCACGACTGGCCCACCAAAAGGCGTGGTCTTGACGCAGGCCAACTTGCTGCTTGACGCGCAGGCGTTACGTGACTGGCACCGCGTCATGCCAGATGACGCGCTGATGTGCGTTCTGCCCATTCACCATGTCAACGGCATCGTCGTCACCTTGTTGACCCCGCTGGTCGCAGGCGCGCGCACGGTGCTGAATCACAAATTTTCGCCGATGACGTTTTGGCAGCGGATTGCCCGCGAACGGGTGCGGATCGTGAGCGTCGTTCCAACGCTGCTCGCCTTTTTGCTGGAGCGGCCGGCTGGGCTTGCTTCCGAGAATGTCACCGGGCTGTCGCACCTCATCTGTGGTGCCGGCCCGCTGACGGTCGAGTTGGCGCGCCAATTTGAGGAGACCTTTGGCATTCGCATCGTCCATGGCTATGGACTGAGTGAAACAACCTGTTACTCGACGATGCTTCCACTGGATTTGACGCCGGAAGAGCATCGGCACTGGATGCGGGACTTTGGTTTTCCATCCATCGGGGTGGCACTGCCGGTTTGTGACGTGGCCATTCACGACGCCGATGGCAATGCCTTGCCGCCCGGTCAGCGCGGTGAAATCGTGGTCTGTGGGCCGAGCGTCATGGCGGGGTATTTCAAGCGCCCCGACGCCAATGCCGATGCCTTCACGCATGGCTGGTTTCGGACCGGAGACGAAGGCTTTTACGAGCGGGACGAGCAGGGGCGAGCTTTTTTCTTCATCACCGGGCGCATCAAAGAACTCATCATTCGCGGGGGTGTCAACCTTTCACCCTTCGAGATTGACGAAGCGCTATCGCACATTCCCGGCGTCAAGTGCGGCTTGGCCGTTGGTTTTGAAAATCGCTGGTACGGCGAGGAAGTTGGAGCCTACGTGGTGCTGGAAGATGGCGTCACACTCAACGCCGAAACCGTTCTCCAGGCGGCACGTCAGCGTCTGCCCTTTCACAAAGCGCCCAAGGTGGTGGTTTTTGGCACCGAAATACCGGTGACGTCGACCGGCAAGTACCAGCGCAACAAGCTCAAGCCCTATTTTGCAACCTGGCGTGAAACCCAGTTTACGGCATCCTGA
- a CDS encoding DUF5522 domain-containing protein encodes MALLEGRDYYIEQGRYVFTAHYLLVRGQCCGSGCRHCPYHHPTDNQLLPKRLQPEPAQDAVNWVSRQVAK; translated from the coding sequence ATGGCACTTCTGGAAGGTCGCGACTACTACATCGAGCAGGGGCGCTATGTGTTTACGGCGCACTACCTGCTGGTGCGTGGGCAGTGCTGTGGATCGGGCTGCCGACATTGCCCCTATCATCATCCAACAGACAACCAGCTTTTGCCGAAGCGGCTCCAGCCAGAGCCGGCTCAGGATGCCGTAAACTGGGTTTCACGCCAGGTTGCAAAATAG
- a CDS encoding glycosyltransferase, which yields MVAAHWFDALLCPLLGRGLLRLWEGWRLVCYARQFVASRAQFKAYAPCATVIVPCKGDDEGLRRSLPTLAALDFPHYEVVFVVESETDAAFPRLSAFAQQAPQRRRVVVAGRATDSGQKVHNLLAGVAAACAESEVFAFLDSDVEIAADWLRELVAPLADEQVGATTGMRWYSLDGADLPSLWRSNWNTVILTNLKPAGSSFIWGGSMAIRRVAFEQLRLAERWQGTLSDDYAASAALRASRRRMVFVPTCLVCSPDRVSWRELWEFTIRQIVITRVYHPTMWRIALLWYGLFTVVVSGLALEALGDGLAGVVSTAHLGLVLLLALGALDDALSLTAVRQALGPQPIGRWWQRLIFCLLHIPTAMLYAANTVVSLFHRVVVWRGIAYRLVSAQRTEILWRTPPPSP from the coding sequence ATGGTTGCCGCGCACTGGTTTGATGCCCTGCTCTGCCCACTGCTTGGCCGGGGACTCCTGCGGCTGTGGGAAGGGTGGAGGCTGGTTTGCTATGCGCGGCAGTTCGTGGCGTCGCGCGCGCAGTTCAAAGCCTACGCGCCGTGCGCGACGGTGATTGTCCCGTGCAAAGGTGACGATGAGGGTCTGCGCCGCAGCTTGCCAACGTTGGCCGCGCTTGACTTCCCGCACTACGAGGTCGTCTTTGTAGTCGAAAGTGAAACGGATGCGGCGTTTCCCAGGCTTTCCGCGTTTGCCCAGCAAGCCCCACAGCGCCGGCGGGTCGTGGTCGCCGGCCGCGCCACCGATAGCGGACAAAAAGTCCATAATCTGCTGGCCGGTGTCGCTGCTGCGTGCGCCGAAAGTGAAGTGTTCGCGTTTCTCGACTCCGATGTTGAAATCGCTGCCGACTGGTTGCGGGAACTGGTCGCGCCACTAGCCGACGAACAGGTTGGGGCGACCACCGGGATGCGCTGGTACTCGCTCGACGGCGCAGACTTGCCAAGCCTGTGGCGGTCAAACTGGAATACCGTCATCCTGACCAACCTCAAGCCGGCCGGCTCAAGCTTCATCTGGGGTGGCTCGATGGCGATCCGGCGGGTGGCATTTGAGCAGTTACGCCTAGCCGAACGCTGGCAGGGCACACTCAGCGATGACTACGCCGCCAGTGCAGCACTGCGTGCGTCCCGTCGCCGCATGGTCTTCGTCCCAACCTGTCTCGTTTGCTCGCCAGATCGCGTCAGTTGGCGTGAGCTGTGGGAGTTTACCATTCGTCAGATTGTCATCACGCGGGTCTATCATCCCACCATGTGGCGCATTGCCTTGCTGTGGTACGGGTTGTTCACCGTCGTCGTCAGCGGACTGGCGCTCGAAGCCCTTGGCGATGGACTGGCAGGCGTTGTCTCGACGGCCCACCTTGGCTTGGTCCTGCTGCTCGCACTTGGGGCGCTTGACGACGCACTGTCGCTCACGGCCGTGCGCCAGGCGCTCGGGCCGCAACCCATCGGTCGTTGGTGGCAGCGCCTTATCTTCTGTTTGCTCCACATTCCGACGGCGATGCTGTATGCTGCCAATACGGTCGTTTCGCTCTTTCACCGGGTTGTGGTCTGGCGTGGCATTGCGTATCGGCTTGTGTCTGCCCAGCGCACGGAAATCCTTTGGCGAACACCGCCACCGTCCCCATAA
- a CDS encoding glycerate kinase family protein: MILVASNPFKGTLSSVRATQAIANGLRRASPGLAVELLPLSDGGCCFLTVLRRLQTGLRRRQTNVRPLVGKRVTVRFLESEAGTAYAEMATVAGLHLIPEAARQPAHLSSRPVGELLHKLAAEPHIRTIVLGLGDTATMDGGAGLLHGLGVKLLASDGTAVAPGNVGLGQVSKLDLTELSHYWQAFRARGGRLIGACDVRNPLLGPDGAVHTFALQKGAKPEELPELEANMRHWAAFLEATTGRQASQLPGAGAAGGVAFALSAWAGAELVSGTQWLTQLPAFQAVLDRATAIFTGEGQLDRQSLNGKTTGVLAALGRSRNIPVVAFAGRVTLTADEWQEAGFTAVQELPPHPLNQAGRALSACAAEAMTNLRSWTI, from the coding sequence GTGATTCTTGTTGCATCCAATCCCTTCAAAGGAACGCTGTCATCCGTTCGAGCCACGCAAGCGATAGCGAATGGATTGCGTCGTGCCAGTCCCGGCCTGGCGGTAGAACTTCTGCCCCTCAGTGATGGCGGATGCTGCTTTCTTACTGTTCTGCGGCGTCTTCAGACCGGTCTGCGCCGCCGCCAAACCAATGTCCGGCCGCTGGTTGGAAAGCGTGTGACGGTTCGCTTCCTCGAGTCGGAAGCCGGTACAGCCTATGCGGAAATGGCAACGGTCGCCGGACTCCATCTCATTCCCGAAGCAGCTCGGCAGCCGGCTCACCTTTCCAGCCGTCCGGTCGGCGAGTTGCTGCACAAGCTTGCGGCTGAGCCACACATCAGAACGATTGTTCTTGGCTTGGGCGACACGGCGACTATGGATGGCGGGGCCGGTCTCCTGCACGGGCTGGGGGTCAAGCTTCTCGCGTCGGATGGCACTGCCGTTGCCCCAGGCAATGTGGGGCTGGGTCAAGTCTCCAAGCTTGACCTGACCGAACTGAGCCACTACTGGCAAGCGTTTCGTGCGCGCGGTGGCCGCCTCATTGGCGCGTGCGATGTGCGCAATCCGCTCCTGGGCCCAGATGGTGCAGTACATACCTTTGCGCTGCAAAAAGGTGCGAAACCCGAAGAACTACCCGAACTGGAAGCGAACATGCGCCACTGGGCCGCGTTTCTCGAAGCGACAACCGGTCGCCAGGCCAGTCAACTACCGGGCGCTGGCGCGGCCGGCGGCGTCGCCTTCGCGCTGTCCGCCTGGGCCGGGGCCGAGCTTGTTTCAGGCACCCAGTGGTTGACCCAGTTGCCGGCGTTTCAAGCGGTGTTGGACAGGGCCACCGCGATCTTCACCGGGGAAGGGCAACTCGATCGCCAGTCCCTCAACGGCAAAACCACTGGGGTTCTCGCGGCATTGGGGCGGTCGCGCAACATACCGGTCGTCGCCTTTGCCGGTCGCGTGACCTTGACAGCGGACGAATGGCAGGAAGCCGGCTTTACGGCAGTTCAGGAGCTGCCGCCGCACCCCCTCAATCAAGCCGGACGGGCGCTCTCGGCCTGTGCCGCCGAGGCGATGACCAACCTACGCTCATGGACGATATAA
- a CDS encoding ATP-binding protein translates to MSTPSDLLTIYANALNAYLEQPADLASAQASLVANLIAAGLEHSAQLTAIHHQALAGLLAAGDLSPQDLALAADFLAALQASYEQSIEQAAVARTWRAVFDGLPLPLWLMSPDTRTITYGNPAALALYGYTADEWVGLDAHKLATTDTAEDWREYLASEPGVPKYANMPKASAIWRHQTKDGAPVSVHLSLVRLKLGSETACVVLVEDVFGRQQREEQFQRMQRLEAIGQLTSGVAHNFNNILSVIQGYAEMIGARSSQLDVRLAKQRAAILTAAKRGAELVRQLMIFSRKSDLVALAQDINPIIAEVVLLAERLLSARVTFTKIIHREPLYASVDAGQLSQSVLNLIVNARDAMPEGGTLTVATRLFTLTDANLQPAPGRIRACTLPPQPGNYALITVSDTGIGMSQETRQRLFEPFFTTKPSGKGTGLGLSTAYGCITGCGGFIEVESVLGGGTTFFLFLPIVEVSPDLLPKPSHAWRPSSRYTGLTALVVEDEADLLELVCEWLTDAGFMVLAAKTAEEALHQVAAQQGKPIHLLVTDDIVPEGGGQRVLDIVLKEHPNCRCVLMSGSFGARERSAELRAQAVFLSKPFSENELLHAVKQALTT, encoded by the coding sequence ATGTCGACTCCAAGCGACCTGCTGACGATCTACGCCAATGCGCTAAACGCTTACCTTGAGCAGCCGGCTGACCTTGCCAGCGCGCAAGCCTCACTCGTTGCCAACCTCATCGCCGCCGGACTCGAACACTCAGCGCAGCTCACCGCCATCCATCACCAGGCGTTAGCCGGCTTACTCGCTGCCGGAGACTTATCCCCGCAGGACCTGGCGCTCGCCGCTGACTTCTTGGCTGCCCTGCAAGCAAGCTATGAACAATCCATTGAACAAGCGGCCGTTGCCCGCACGTGGCGCGCTGTGTTCGACGGACTTCCACTGCCGCTGTGGCTCATGAGTCCCGATACGCGGACGATCACCTATGGCAACCCGGCGGCCCTTGCGCTCTATGGCTACACAGCCGATGAGTGGGTCGGACTCGATGCGCACAAGCTGGCAACGACCGACACGGCAGAGGACTGGCGGGAATATCTCGCCAGTGAGCCAGGCGTACCAAAATACGCCAACATGCCCAAGGCATCAGCCATTTGGCGGCATCAAACCAAGGATGGCGCGCCGGTCAGCGTTCACTTATCCCTGGTGCGCTTGAAACTCGGATCGGAAACCGCTTGTGTCGTTTTAGTTGAAGATGTTTTTGGCCGACAGCAACGTGAAGAGCAGTTTCAGCGAATGCAACGATTGGAAGCCATCGGCCAACTGACGTCTGGCGTTGCGCACAACTTTAACAACATCCTGTCGGTCATCCAGGGCTATGCCGAAATGATTGGGGCGCGGTCGAGTCAACTCGATGTGCGGTTGGCCAAACAACGGGCAGCGATTCTGACCGCCGCCAAGCGTGGCGCGGAGTTGGTGCGTCAACTCATGATTTTTAGCCGCAAAAGCGACCTAGTCGCCCTCGCGCAGGACATCAACCCCATCATCGCCGAGGTAGTTTTGCTTGCCGAGCGCCTGCTGTCAGCGCGGGTGACATTTACCAAGATTATTCATCGCGAGCCGTTGTATGCCTCAGTGGATGCCGGTCAACTTTCGCAGTCCGTGCTCAACTTGATCGTCAATGCGCGAGATGCCATGCCGGAAGGTGGCACACTGACGGTAGCAACGCGCCTCTTTACCCTGACGGATGCCAACCTCCAGCCTGCCCCGGGACGTATCCGCGCCTGCACGTTACCGCCCCAGCCGGGCAACTATGCCTTGATTACGGTGTCAGATACGGGCATCGGCATGAGCCAGGAAACTCGCCAGCGGCTCTTCGAGCCGTTTTTTACCACCAAGCCCAGTGGCAAGGGAACCGGACTGGGGCTTTCCACAGCCTACGGCTGCATTACCGGGTGTGGCGGTTTTATCGAAGTCGAGTCAGTCCTTGGCGGCGGAACGACGTTTTTTCTGTTCTTGCCGATTGTTGAAGTCAGTCCAGACCTCCTTCCCAAACCAAGCCATGCGTGGCGGCCGAGCAGTCGGTACACCGGATTGACCGCCTTGGTCGTCGAAGATGAAGCCGATTTACTCGAACTGGTCTGTGAGTGGCTGACCGACGCCGGCTTCATGGTCCTTGCCGCTAAGACGGCGGAAGAGGCGCTCCACCAGGTTGCAGCGCAGCAGGGCAAACCCATCCACTTGCTCGTTACCGATGACATCGTGCCGGAAGGCGGTGGACAACGGGTGCTGGACATCGTCCTGAAGGAGCACCCAAACTGCCGATGCGTTCTTATGAGCGGATCCTTTGGCGCGCGTGAGCGGTCAGCAGAACTGAGGGCGCAAGCCGTCTTCCTCAGCAAGCCATTCAGCGAAAATGAACTCCTTCACGCCGTCAAGCAAGCGCTAACCACCTAG
- a CDS encoding PRP40 family protein: MSRFTSATSRINYVKEAAGEPYNIWTMVLFLSAAAYTQDWTPLAAGAALEAAYLTVVPAMNAYRRLVERRAARHRQMLRRRQREELIRTLEPRDREMVEYLRFQKTKIYENYLKFTKLEQLPESIQCLDTMWEQFVDLLDVYRRRKTHLRSVNRTAIQNQIIQVERQIATADAATRPLLEHNLDVLRRRLKTFEEIERSVRRVEAQLQAIENRFSLINDNIVTMTALDGTAATDLNFDELLANIEITKQILEESAPALSGLNLIESTNYPEPFQGPPRREQYE; encoded by the coding sequence ATGAGCCGGTTTACCTCTGCTACCTCCAGAATCAACTACGTCAAGGAAGCCGCAGGCGAACCTTACAACATCTGGACGATGGTCCTCTTTTTATCTGCTGCCGCTTACACGCAAGACTGGACACCACTGGCGGCCGGCGCGGCCCTCGAAGCGGCTTACTTGACGGTCGTTCCCGCGATGAATGCTTACCGGCGACTGGTCGAGCGGCGCGCAGCGCGGCACCGGCAAATGCTGCGGCGACGGCAGCGTGAGGAACTCATCCGCACGCTCGAGCCGCGAGACCGCGAGATGGTCGAATATCTACGCTTTCAAAAGACCAAAATTTACGAAAACTACCTGAAGTTCACCAAGCTTGAGCAACTCCCTGAATCCATTCAGTGCCTCGACACGATGTGGGAGCAGTTCGTGGACTTGCTCGATGTGTACCGGCGGCGGAAGACCCACCTGCGGTCGGTGAATCGAACGGCCATTCAGAATCAAATCATCCAGGTGGAACGCCAAATTGCCACGGCGGATGCGGCCACCCGACCGCTTTTGGAGCACAATCTGGACGTGCTCCGGCGTCGCCTCAAAACCTTTGAAGAAATCGAGCGCAGCGTCCGGCGTGTCGAAGCGCAGCTTCAAGCCATTGAAAATCGGTTTAGCCTCATCAATGACAACATCGTAACGATGACGGCGCTGGATGGCACGGCGGCCACCGACCTCAATTTTGATGAACTGCTGGCCAACATCGAAATCACCAAGCAAATCTTGGAAGAATCGGCCCCGGCCCTGTCTGGCCTCAACCTGATTGAAAGCACGAACTATCCAGAGCCTTTTCAGGGGCCGCCCCGTCGCGAGCAGTACGAGTAA
- a CDS encoding PP2C family protein-serine/threonine phosphatase yields the protein MTAPHLIPSAPPPAPVGKNLKLIGTGWAMLLSLVVIVFCSGRVYSPPMARLTEHQARARAEQLLQQLQSVALSGQPVSAYQVAWQCLPDPIDQSRWEFGFLAPDERHYYRLTLAGTGAFRAFALYQRAKPATTSEAPSDATLRSLAETWRDFLMKEAQVTPVPAAEAPPVVRQSPLPGHVRDVIRRWKTNDAAWPFVEVAFEGQALQSLALAQAESPTPPSLDRTGRGLLVLLLGSALWLPWFIVFFRGVIRREMGSLTMLSVSGVLAALLLVWLVSLFAFAFLSPFAWRGASLSESEFVALPDLTFRIFLFIILLLVSGTITLIVTGAGFVSLSVTESYDWKRRRQLLEDVYRLSRRGDVPPGRVARLYLGGLALALWVLAVESGVEWQSGQPVLPWHEFSAWTRSLAVGNYPGWKLWGECLFDIWLVIIWLLPMLAFARNRLQDRSAALAIVGLFGLIGFPLISQSWMVVVGYGLLLGGLLWTLVHYGWMSVGFASLFIGGLFPVLWVLRFPSGFELTFLAGSGVVALPLVLVMWSRRRLRPARNEAFALAPNYVRERLRLERWREERDVRWLIHCNLLPPSGFRDERQRVVAEYAHLPEHGREWFMVLPLGDDRVGIAIGEVSGQELQASLLMATMLAAIKSKAARYPTCPVRVVERLNDFLSPRLGSIDSQVRMLYGIANFRTGEFTYCNAGYVAPVALRVMPDGTRQSESLALTANPPLDGRTDLRFAGQTVHLERGSYLVLMSDWVGELSGLPTDATALAQRNANLLANFGDLSCQDLPAAVIRHGRERLLKLPGASPPETDSKVEITVVCVEF from the coding sequence ATGACCGCACCGCACCTCATCCCATCTGCGCCACCGCCAGCACCTGTGGGGAAGAACCTCAAGTTGATTGGGACTGGCTGGGCAATGCTGTTGTCACTGGTGGTCATCGTGTTTTGCAGCGGTCGGGTGTACTCGCCGCCCATGGCGCGGTTGACCGAACACCAGGCCCGCGCGCGGGCTGAACAACTCTTGCAGCAGTTGCAGTCCGTGGCGCTCTCCGGCCAGCCGGTGTCTGCCTACCAAGTTGCCTGGCAATGCCTGCCCGACCCCATTGACCAGTCCCGCTGGGAGTTTGGGTTTCTGGCGCCTGACGAGCGTCATTACTACCGCCTGACCTTGGCCGGAACAGGCGCGTTTCGTGCCTTCGCGCTGTATCAGCGCGCAAAACCGGCAACTACCTCGGAAGCCCCTAGTGACGCTACCTTGCGGTCACTGGCTGAAACCTGGCGAGATTTTCTGATGAAGGAAGCCCAGGTGACGCCCGTACCGGCCGCCGAAGCGCCTCCAGTCGTTCGGCAAAGCCCACTGCCTGGCCATGTTCGAGATGTCATCCGCCGGTGGAAGACAAATGATGCCGCGTGGCCCTTTGTAGAAGTAGCGTTTGAGGGGCAAGCCCTCCAGTCCCTAGCGTTGGCTCAGGCTGAGTCGCCTACCCCACCGTCGCTTGATAGGACTGGTCGTGGATTGCTGGTTTTGCTGCTTGGGAGTGCGCTGTGGCTCCCCTGGTTCATCGTGTTTTTCCGAGGAGTTATCCGGCGCGAGATGGGGTCGCTGACCATGCTCTCCGTAAGCGGCGTGTTGGCCGCGCTCCTGCTGGTCTGGCTGGTCAGCCTGTTTGCGTTTGCCTTCCTGAGTCCGTTTGCCTGGCGGGGGGCCTCCCTATCGGAAAGTGAATTTGTCGCTTTGCCCGATCTCACCTTTCGGATATTTCTGTTTATCATCCTGTTGCTCGTCTCCGGTACGATAACGCTGATCGTGACTGGGGCAGGGTTTGTCTCGCTGTCTGTGACGGAGTCTTACGACTGGAAGCGGCGGCGGCAGCTTTTGGAAGATGTATATCGTCTTTCGCGGCGGGGTGATGTGCCGCCGGGCCGGGTTGCGCGATTGTATCTGGGGGGACTCGCGCTGGCGCTCTGGGTGCTGGCCGTTGAGTCCGGCGTCGAGTGGCAGAGTGGGCAGCCAGTTCTGCCTTGGCACGAGTTTTCGGCCTGGACTCGGTCTCTGGCCGTTGGCAACTATCCGGGTTGGAAGCTATGGGGTGAATGTCTCTTTGACATCTGGCTGGTGATTATCTGGCTTTTGCCAATGCTGGCTTTCGCCCGTAATCGCCTGCAGGACCGTTCTGCGGCGCTGGCCATCGTTGGTCTGTTTGGGTTGATCGGTTTTCCGCTCATATCGCAGTCCTGGATGGTTGTGGTTGGGTATGGGCTGTTGTTGGGTGGGCTGCTGTGGACGCTTGTGCACTATGGCTGGATGTCAGTCGGCTTTGCGTCGCTCTTCATCGGCGGACTGTTCCCCGTGCTGTGGGTTCTGCGCTTCCCAAGTGGATTTGAACTGACCTTTTTGGCTGGCAGCGGGGTGGTGGCCCTGCCCCTGGTGCTGGTGATGTGGTCTCGCCGTCGGCTGCGTCCCGCGCGCAACGAAGCTTTTGCGCTCGCGCCTAACTATGTTCGGGAGCGGTTGCGCCTCGAGCGCTGGCGCGAAGAGCGCGATGTCCGATGGCTCATTCACTGCAACTTGCTTCCGCCCTCCGGTTTTCGGGATGAGCGGCAGCGGGTGGTCGCCGAATACGCCCACCTACCAGAGCACGGGCGTGAGTGGTTTATGGTGTTGCCACTGGGTGATGACCGCGTTGGGATTGCCATCGGCGAAGTCAGTGGGCAAGAACTGCAAGCCTCCCTGCTGATGGCGACGATGCTTGCGGCTATCAAATCCAAGGCAGCGCGCTATCCAACCTGTCCGGTGCGGGTCGTCGAGCGGTTGAATGATTTTCTGTCGCCCCGGTTAGGGAGTATTGATTCACAGGTGCGCATGCTGTACGGCATTGCCAATTTTCGCACGGGTGAGTTCACCTACTGCAATGCCGGCTATGTGGCCCCGGTCGCGTTGCGTGTAATGCCAGATGGCACGCGGCAGTCCGAAAGTCTCGCGCTGACAGCGAATCCACCGCTGGATGGTCGGACCGACCTGCGGTTTGCCGGGCAGACGGTTCACCTCGAACGTGGCAGTTATTTGGTTCTGATGAGTGACTGGGTTGGCGAACTCTCCGGTCTGCCCACCGATGCCACTGCCTTGGCGCAGCGCAATGCTAACCTGCTGGCAAATTTTGGCGACCTGTCTTGCCAGGACTTGCCTGCGGCCGTGATCCGTCATGGACGCGAGCGCTTGCTGAAGCTGCCTGGCGCGTCGCCCCCTGAGACCGATTCCAAAGTTGAAATTACCGTCGTGTGCGTTGAGTTCTGA
- a CDS encoding radical SAM protein, translated as MSFLDQMTKELLKRYGRLALGKPFAPVFLNILATSVCDMRCVHCFFTDELDDKERKKSQMKTENIVRVSETLGGNLSVLVIAGGEPFTRLDMPDIARAFYENNRLESLYLMSNGQIQKRILPDVERILTECPNLHVTVALGLDGLEAEHDKIRQKPGSWARAIDTARQLQKLKKSFGRLDIQTCTCVMNSNQDRLFEWYDFLKSDLKPDKINLNYIRPPAARPEELNIDLERYRQLSELILEDSRSGQTKNVYGGPSGAFKAAVDIYMHELIAKTQEEKKAQLRCFAGTAGGVIYDEGTVSSCENLPPIGNLRDYDWNFSALWYSEAMKLRRARVKDGCFCTHESNCYYPSLAFNPGHLVKIKRLERDIIAARKRVEAVEATPTAITAS; from the coding sequence ATGTCATTTCTCGATCAAATGACGAAAGAACTCCTCAAGCGCTACGGACGCCTGGCATTGGGCAAGCCCTTCGCTCCCGTTTTCCTCAACATTCTGGCCACTTCAGTTTGTGACATGCGCTGCGTTCACTGCTTTTTCACCGATGAGCTGGACGACAAGGAGCGCAAAAAGTCTCAGATGAAGACGGAAAACATCGTCCGGGTCAGCGAAACCCTTGGTGGAAACCTCTCCGTGCTCGTGATTGCCGGCGGCGAGCCGTTCACGCGCCTCGATATGCCAGACATTGCGCGGGCGTTTTATGAAAACAATCGGTTGGAATCGCTCTACTTGATGTCGAATGGGCAAATTCAGAAGCGCATCTTGCCCGATGTGGAACGCATTCTGACCGAATGCCCGAACTTGCACGTCACCGTCGCGCTTGGATTGGATGGTCTCGAAGCCGAGCATGACAAAATCCGCCAGAAGCCCGGTAGTTGGGCGCGCGCGATTGATACGGCGCGACAGCTTCAGAAACTCAAGAAAAGCTTTGGCCGGCTTGACATCCAGACCTGCACCTGCGTGATGAACTCAAACCAGGACCGCCTGTTTGAGTGGTATGACTTTCTCAAGTCTGATCTCAAGCCAGACAAAATCAACCTCAACTACATCCGCCCACCAGCCGCCCGGCCAGAAGAACTCAACATTGACCTGGAGCGGTACCGGCAGCTTTCCGAGCTGATTCTCGAAGACTCGCGCAGTGGGCAGACCAAAAATGTGTACGGTGGCCCAAGCGGCGCGTTCAAGGCAGCGGTGGATATCTACATGCACGAGCTGATCGCCAAAACCCAGGAAGAGAAAAAAGCCCAACTGCGGTGCTTTGCCGGCACGGCCGGCGGCGTCATCTATGACGAAGGCACGGTGTCGAGCTGTGAGAACCTGCCGCCCATTGGCAACCTGCGTGACTACGATTGGAACTTTTCGGCGCTGTGGTATTCCGAAGCGATGAAGCTGCGGCGCGCGCGCGTCAAGGACGGCTGCTTCTGTACGCACGAAAGCAACTGTTACTACCCGTCACTGGCGTTCAACCCAGGGCACTTGGTCAAAATCAAGCGGCTCGAACGCGACATCATCGCGGCACGGAAGCGCGTCGAGGCCGTCGAGGCAACTCCAACGGCCATCACGGCTTCGTAG